A region from the Vulpes lagopus strain Blue_001 chromosome 5, ASM1834538v1, whole genome shotgun sequence genome encodes:
- the SNRPG gene encoding small nuclear ribonucleoprotein G, which yields MSKAHPPELKKFMDKKLSLKLNGGRHVQGILRGFDPFMNLVIDECVEMATSGQQNNIGMVVIRGNSIIMLEALERV from the exons ATGAGCAAGGCTCACCCTCCCGAGTTGAAAAA ATTTATGGACAAGAAATTATCAT tgAAATTAAATGGTGGCAGACATGTCCAAGGAATATTGCGAGGGTTCGATCCGTTCATGAATCTTGTGATAGATGAATGTGTGGAGATGGCAACTAGCGGGCAACAGAACAATATTGGAATGGTG gtaatacGAGGAAATAGCATCATCATGTTAGAAGCCTTGGAACGAGTATAA
- the FAM136A gene encoding protein FAM136A, producing MAELQQLRVQEAVDSMVKSLERENIRKMQGLMFRCSASCCEDSQASMQQVHQCIERCHAPLAQAQALVTSELEKFQDRLARCTMHCNDKAKDSIDAGSKELQVKRQLESCVTKCVDDHMHLIPTMTKKMKESLLSIGK from the exons ATGGCGGAGCTGCAGCAGCTGCGGGTGCAGGAGGCGGTGGACTCCATGGTGAAGAGTCTGGAGAGGGAGAACATCAGGAAGATGCAG ggcctcaTGTTCCGGTGCAGCGCCAGCTGCTGCGAGGACAGCCAGGCGTCCATGCAGCAGGTGCACCAGTGCATTGAACGCTGCCATGCGCCTCTGGCTCAAGCCCAGGCCCTGGTGACCAGTGAGCTGGAGAAGTTCCAG GACCGCCTGGCCCGGTGCACCATGCATTGCAATGACAAAGCCAAAgattcaatagatgcaggaagTAAAGAGCTTCAGGTGAAGAGGCAGCTGGAGAGTTGTGTGACCAAGTGTGTGGATGACCACATGCACCTCATCCCAACCATGACCAAGAAGATGAAGGAGTCTCTCTTGTCCATTGGGAAATAG